From one Lycium ferocissimum isolate CSIRO_LF1 chromosome 5, AGI_CSIRO_Lferr_CH_V1, whole genome shotgun sequence genomic stretch:
- the LOC132057058 gene encoding probable glutathione S-transferase: MTDVKLLGLWYSPFSHRVEWALKIKGVKYEFTEEDLQNKSPLLLESNPVHQKVPVLIHNGKSICESMVIVEYIDEAFEGPSILPKDPYDRAIARFWAKFLEDKVPAVGKTFFRKGEEQEKSKEEALEVLKILDNELKGKKFFVGDKFGFADIAANFVGLWLGAFEEASGVVLVTRETFPNFCAWRDEYINCSENKEYLPPKDELIAHFKARFQAAAAGSK; this comes from the exons ATGACAGATGTTAAGTTGCTTGGTCTATGGTACAGCCCATTTAGTCACAGAGTTGAGTGGGCTCTAAAGATTAAGGGTGTCAAATATGAATTTACAGAAGAAGATCTACAAAACAAGAGTCCTCTACTTCTTGAATCAAACCCTGTTCACCAAAAAGTCCCTGTTCTCATTCACAATGGCAAGTCCATTTGTGAGTCTATGGTAATTGTTGAATACATTGATGAGGCATTTGAAGGTCCTTCCATCTTGCCTAAAGATCCTTATGATCGAGCTATTGCTCGCTTCTGGGCTAAATTCCTTGAAGATAAG GTGCCAGCAGTGGGAAAAACTTTCTTTCGCAAGGGAGAGGAGCAAGAGAAAAGCAAAGAGGAAGCTTTAGAAGTGCTGAAAATTCTTGATAATGAGCTCAAGGGCAAGAAGTTCTTTGTGGGTGACAAATTTGGATTTGCTGATATTGCTGCAAATTTTGTGGGGCTTTGGCTGGGAGCTTTTGAAGAAGCCTCTGGAGTTGTTTTGGTGACAAGAGAAACATTTCCAAACTTTTGTGCTTGGAGAGATGAATACATTAATTGTAGCGAAAACAAGGAATATTTACCTCCAAAAGATGAGTTGATTGCACATTTTAAAGCTCGCTTTCAAGCTGCTGCAGCTGGTTCAAAATGA
- the LOC132057059 gene encoding probable glutathione S-transferase → MAAVKLLGLWYSPFSNRVEWALKIKGVKYEFIEEDLQNKSPLLLESNPVHKKIPVLIHNGKPICESMVILEYIDEAFEGPSILPKDPYDRAIARFWAKFLEDKEAAVINAFLRKGEEQEKGKEEFCEMLKVLDNELKDRKFFVGDKFGFADMAANFVGLWVGVFEEGSRVVLVTREKFPNFCAWRDNYITQNKEYLPPRDELVAYFQARSQAAAASK, encoded by the exons ATGGCAGCAGTGAAGTTGCTTGGTCTATGGTATAGCCCTTTTAGTAATAGAGTTGAGTGGGCTTTAAAGATTAAGGGAGTGAAGTATGAATTTATAGAAGAAGATCTACAAAACAAGAGCCCTTTACTTCTTGAATCTAACCCTGTTCACAAAAAAATCCCAGTGCTAATTCACAATGGCAAGCCCATTTGTGAGTCTATGGTCATTCTTGAATACATTGATGAGGCATTTGAAGGCCCTTCCATCTTACCTAAAGACCCTTATGACCGTGCTATTGCTCGTTTTTGGGCTAAGTTCCTTGAAGATAAG GAGGCAGCGGTGATCAATGCTTTCTTACGGAAAGGAGAAGAGCAAGAGAAAGGTAAAGAGGAATTTTGTGAGATGCTGAAAGTACTTGATAATGAGCTCAAGGATAGGAAGTTCTTTGTGGGTGACAAATTTGGGTTTGCTGATATGGCTGCAAATTTTGTGGGACTTTGGGTAGGAGTTTTTGAAGAAGGCTCTAGAGTTGTTTTGGTGACAAGagaaaaattcccaaatttttgTGCTTGGAGAGATAATTACATTACTCAAAACAAGGAATATTTACCTCCAAGAGATGAATTGGTCGCCTATTTCCAAGCTCGGTCACAAGCTGCTGCTGCTTCCAAATGA